A section of the Candidatus Rokuibacteriota bacterium genome encodes:
- a CDS encoding ADP-ribosylglycohydrolase family protein, which translates to MGEIEDRVAGLLLGLAAGDRIGGPLRMALRVAESLRDLGTFNPQDIGARYLTWWREGAFDTGTTAARVLELASSGVLIEDASLQVHTMVGGLTAGCNPAHRSAPLAMLAAIEDSQLSDAAKAEACLTHRHPLAGDAAAAAVVLCRALIRGVLWEEALHRAAAGRVAEIRRALEERRGEDLSREGFSPNVLRAAVFFVGASSSFSGALARAVEFAGPSNYSPVLVGSLGGARWGRVAIHPRDLAHPPDVLARVRAVAADLAATWRESAPGGA; encoded by the coding sequence GTGGGTGAGATCGAGGATCGTGTGGCAGGGCTGCTGCTCGGTCTGGCCGCGGGAGACCGGATCGGGGGACCCCTCCGCATGGCTCTCCGAGTCGCTGAGAGCCTCCGAGACCTCGGGACCTTCAATCCACAGGATATCGGCGCGCGCTATCTCACGTGGTGGCGCGAGGGCGCTTTCGACACGGGGACGACGGCCGCCCGGGTACTGGAGCTAGCGTCCTCCGGGGTGCTGATCGAGGACGCATCCCTCCAGGTCCACACGATGGTGGGCGGACTGACGGCAGGCTGTAACCCGGCCCATCGCAGCGCACCGCTTGCCATGCTGGCGGCCATCGAGGATTCGCAACTGAGCGACGCTGCAAAGGCCGAGGCATGCCTGACCCATCGGCACCCGCTCGCTGGAGATGCGGCCGCCGCCGCTGTCGTCCTATGTCGTGCGTTGATTCGCGGTGTGTTGTGGGAGGAAGCCCTCCACAGGGCGGCGGCCGGGCGGGTGGCAGAGATCCGCCGCGCGCTGGAAGAGCGGCGCGGTGAAGACTTGTCGCGAGAGGGATTCAGCCCGAACGTGCTGCGGGCGGCCGTGTTCTTCGTGGGGGCCTCGTCGTCGTTTTCGGGAGCGCTCGCGCGGGCGGTTGAATTCGCAGGGCCCTCCAACTACAGCCCGGTGCTGGTCGGTAGCCTCGGGGGGGCGCGATGGGGGCGCGTGGCCATCCACCCACGCGACCTCGCCCACCCCCCGGACGTGCTCGCACGCGTGCGGGCCGTGGCGGCTGACCTGGCGGCGACCTGGAGGGAGTCGGCCCCCGGTGGAGCGTGA
- a CDS encoding TM0106 family RecB-like putative nuclease — MQASAGHILFSPTDLTHFVACDHLTQLDLAAARGELGRPRFDNPYGELIQRKGEEHERRFLEALRTAGSEVVEVGLGEARNFEAAAETTLRAMQEVAPYIYQAVLFSHGWRGVADFLERIDRPSTLGAWSYRVLDTKLARHPRPEHALQLCFYSEAVAGLQGIEPELAYVVLGTAEGVAIRLANVSAYFRRARRRLEAAVARRPATVPYPCKHCSLCEFQSVCEERWKREDHLVRVAGIRRDQVGRLLGAVIRSLTALAEAPPATRIPKIPPPTFEGLREQASLQLRSQRSGTIEWRERPCESGRGFAALPPRSPGDIFFDFEGHPFFEPARGLEFLFGVLTIDRAEPRYEALWAHDRAGERRALEAFVDLVHARLAAHPDLHVYHFGSYEPSAIKRLMGEHATRELEVDELLRRQIFVDLHTVFRQALRAGVSSYSLKELEVLGGFHRAAPVRSGTEAILEYERWRETGDGMSLARIAAYNEEDCRATRALLEWLHRVRPDSLPWPTPPEPRPPSEEVAEALEGRRRLREQLLAGAEPRSARWLAAELLEYHRREARPAWWWYFERLGMTPDELVDDSESIGGLEPDPGQPPRASSRSLVHTLRFPPQDHKLAPGPAHDPATGRGAGEILEIDDATGTLRLSRGPKLAGTALPRALIPGGPYDDRQQRDAVMRVAKSVLAGDGGYQALRAILGRERPNVLGLPAGDRLQTTDLAAMKGLAFGLAGSHLFVQGPPGTGKTWTGARLVVHLLANRRRVGISAQSHKAIHNLLDEVEQVALAEGVSFRGLKKSTGGNPESDYHGTFITSEPDISKVVRATARIQLLAGTAWLFARQELDGQLDDLVIDEAGQVSLADTLALGTSARNLIFLGDPLQLAQVSQGVHPDGSGVSVLEHLLGTWPTIPEDRGLFLERSFRMHPDVCAFISEIVYAGRLRSDESAARRGTDFGTGIRFLPVDHEGNRAASDEEVARIAGEIGRMVGGSFTDADGTVRPLRPADFMVVAPYNAQVRRLRAGLPAGVRVGTVDKFQGQEAPVVFFSMAASSGEDVPRNLAFLFSRNRLNVAISRAQCLAILVCSPRLLEARCQSIEEMELVNALCRLAEYAERSQL; from the coding sequence ATGCAGGCTAGCGCCGGTCACATCCTCTTCTCCCCGACCGACCTGACGCATTTCGTCGCGTGCGATCACCTGACCCAGCTGGACCTGGCGGCCGCGCGTGGGGAGCTCGGACGGCCACGCTTCGACAACCCGTACGGCGAGCTCATCCAGCGCAAGGGTGAGGAGCACGAGCGGCGCTTTCTCGAGGCGCTGCGCACGGCCGGCTCGGAGGTGGTCGAAGTCGGTCTGGGCGAAGCGCGCAACTTCGAGGCGGCCGCCGAGACGACACTTCGGGCGATGCAGGAGGTGGCGCCGTACATCTATCAGGCCGTGCTGTTCTCGCACGGGTGGCGCGGCGTTGCGGACTTCCTCGAGCGCATCGATCGCCCCTCGACGCTGGGAGCGTGGAGCTACCGGGTGCTCGACACGAAGCTGGCTCGGCACCCTCGACCCGAGCACGCGCTACAGCTCTGCTTCTACAGCGAGGCGGTCGCGGGGCTCCAGGGGATCGAGCCCGAGCTCGCCTACGTCGTGCTTGGAACCGCGGAAGGCGTCGCGATCAGGCTCGCGAACGTCTCGGCCTACTTCCGCCGGGCGCGGCGCCGGCTGGAAGCGGCGGTGGCCCGCCGGCCGGCGACGGTACCGTATCCGTGCAAGCACTGCTCGCTCTGCGAGTTCCAGTCCGTCTGCGAGGAGCGCTGGAAGCGCGAGGATCACCTCGTCCGGGTGGCCGGCATCAGGCGCGACCAGGTCGGACGGCTGCTCGGCGCCGTGATCCGCTCCCTCACGGCACTCGCTGAGGCCCCCCCTGCAACGCGGATCCCGAAGATCCCGCCCCCAACCTTCGAGGGACTGCGAGAACAGGCCTCCCTCCAACTCCGCAGTCAACGATCCGGCACGATCGAGTGGCGAGAGCGGCCCTGCGAGAGCGGGCGCGGCTTTGCGGCCCTGCCCCCGCGATCCCCCGGAGACATCTTCTTCGACTTCGAAGGCCACCCCTTCTTCGAGCCCGCGCGAGGCCTCGAGTTCCTGTTCGGCGTCCTGACCATCGACCGCGCGGAACCGCGGTACGAGGCCCTGTGGGCACACGACCGGGCGGGCGAGCGGCGCGCGCTCGAGGCCTTCGTGGATCTGGTCCACGCGCGGCTCGCGGCCCACCCCGATCTGCACGTCTACCACTTCGGCTCCTACGAGCCGAGCGCCATCAAGCGGCTCATGGGGGAGCACGCAACCCGCGAGCTGGAGGTGGACGAGCTGCTTCGGCGGCAGATCTTCGTCGATCTCCACACCGTCTTCCGCCAGGCACTCCGGGCCGGCGTGTCGAGCTACTCCCTCAAGGAGCTCGAAGTGCTGGGTGGCTTCCATCGGGCGGCGCCCGTCCGGTCGGGAACGGAGGCGATCCTCGAGTACGAGCGGTGGCGCGAGACGGGGGATGGCATGAGCCTCGCCAGGATCGCGGCCTACAACGAGGAGGACTGCCGGGCGACGCGGGCCCTCCTCGAGTGGCTCCATCGGGTGCGACCCGACAGCCTGCCGTGGCCGACGCCGCCCGAGCCACGCCCTCCCTCTGAAGAAGTCGCCGAGGCCCTGGAGGGGCGCCGTCGGCTTCGCGAGCAGCTCCTCGCCGGGGCCGAGCCGCGTTCCGCCCGCTGGCTTGCGGCTGAGCTTCTGGAGTACCACCGACGGGAGGCGCGCCCGGCCTGGTGGTGGTATTTCGAGCGGTTGGGCATGACGCCAGACGAGCTGGTGGATGATTCGGAGTCGATCGGTGGGCTCGAGCCCGACCCGGGCCAGCCCCCCCGCGCGTCGAGTCGGTCACTGGTCCACACCCTCAGGTTCCCACCCCAGGACCACAAGCTCGCGCCTGGCCCGGCCCACGATCCGGCGACCGGACGTGGCGCCGGCGAGATCCTCGAGATCGACGACGCGACGGGAACGCTTCGACTCTCACGCGGCCCGAAGCTCGCTGGCACCGCGCTCCCCCGGGCCCTGATCCCCGGCGGGCCCTACGACGACCGGCAGCAGCGTGACGCGGTGATGCGCGTCGCGAAGTCCGTCCTGGCCGGCGACGGAGGGTACCAGGCGCTGCGAGCGATCCTCGGCCGGGAACGCCCGAACGTTCTCGGCCTCCCAGCAGGCGACCGCCTTCAGACGACGGATCTCGCCGCCATGAAGGGGCTCGCCTTCGGGCTCGCTGGCAGCCACCTCTTCGTGCAGGGACCGCCTGGAACGGGGAAGACGTGGACCGGCGCGCGCCTCGTCGTGCACCTGCTGGCCAACCGGCGGCGCGTGGGCATCAGCGCGCAGAGCCACAAGGCGATCCACAACCTGCTGGACGAAGTCGAACAGGTCGCGCTCGCCGAAGGCGTCTCCTTCCGGGGCCTCAAGAAATCGACTGGCGGGAACCCCGAGTCGGACTACCACGGAACATTCATCACGAGCGAGCCGGACATCTCGAAGGTGGTCCGGGCGACTGCTCGGATCCAGCTACTTGCCGGCACTGCCTGGCTCTTTGCCCGACAGGAGCTCGATGGGCAACTGGACGACCTCGTGATCGACGAGGCCGGGCAGGTCTCCCTCGCCGACACGCTGGCCCTCGGCACGTCGGCACGAAATCTGATCTTCCTGGGCGACCCGCTGCAACTCGCCCAAGTGTCGCAAGGGGTCCACCCGGACGGGAGCGGGGTCTCGGTCCTTGAACACCTCCTGGGGACCTGGCCGACCATCCCCGAGGATCGAGGTCTCTTCCTCGAGCGGAGCTTCCGGATGCACCCCGACGTGTGCGCCTTCATCTCGGAGATCGTCTACGCCGGCCGGCTCCGGTCGGACGAATCCGCCGCGCGACGGGGGACCGACTTCGGCACGGGCATCCGCTTTCTGCCGGTCGATCATGAGGGAAACCGCGCCGCCTCGGACGAGGAGGTCGCCCGGATCGCGGGCGAGATCGGCCGCATGGTCGGCGGCTCGTTCACAGACGCCGACGGGACGGTGCGGCCGCTTCGCCCGGCGGACTTCATGGTCGTGGCGCCCTACAACGCGCAGGTGCGGCGCCTCCGGGCGGGCCTCCCGGCCGGTGTGCGCGTGGGGACGGTGGACAAGTTCCAGGGGCAAGAGGCGCCTGTCGTCTTCTTCTCGATGGCCGCATCCAGCGGGGAGGACGTGCCCCGCAACCTGGCCTTCCTGTTCTCGCGCAACCGTCTGAACGTCGCGATCTCGCGCGCGCAGTGCCTCGCCATCCTCGTCTGCTCGCCCCGCCTCCTCGAGGCGCGCTGCCAGTCGATCGAGGAGATGGAGCTCGTCAACGCGCTGTGCCGGCTCGCCGAGTACGCGGAGCGTAGCCAACTCTAG
- a CDS encoding IS630 family transposase, with the protein MKLPDRRRASSEARAELRTQVLTLRRDGKTFPEISQITGYARSYCVTLAGKLEERPELAGVVARGGRPKGTGRHLTAKQEARALRLICGGCPDQLRLPFALWTRRAVQELFRVRFAVRMPIRTVGLYLERWGMTPQRPTRRAYERDDAAVRRWLRVEYPKIARQARAEGAEICWGDETGLRSDESRHRGYAPRGQTPVLRIRVRRTSLSVISAITNQGTVRFMIYAGALRPAILLRFLQRLTRGQRRRIFLILDNLRVHKARTVMAWVARHAAQIQLFFLPPYSPELNPDEYLNGDLKRGVHTGIPPRDAADLKRQTLSQLRRIQRLPARVRAYFKHPAIQYAA; encoded by the coding sequence GTGAAACTCCCCGATCGGCGGCGCGCCAGTTCGGAAGCCCGGGCCGAGCTGCGCACGCAAGTGCTGACCTTGCGGCGCGACGGCAAGACGTTCCCCGAGATCAGCCAGATCACGGGGTATGCGCGGTCGTACTGCGTGACGTTGGCGGGGAAGCTCGAGGAACGGCCGGAGCTGGCCGGGGTGGTCGCGCGCGGGGGCCGGCCAAAGGGGACGGGGCGGCATCTGACGGCGAAGCAGGAAGCCCGCGCGTTGCGCTTGATTTGTGGGGGCTGCCCCGATCAGCTCCGGCTGCCGTTTGCGCTGTGGACGCGGCGCGCCGTGCAGGAGCTGTTCCGGGTGCGGTTCGCGGTGCGGATGCCGATTCGGACGGTCGGCCTCTATCTCGAGCGCTGGGGGATGACCCCGCAACGGCCGACCCGTCGCGCGTACGAGCGGGACGATGCGGCCGTCCGGCGCTGGCTGCGCGTGGAGTATCCGAAGATCGCGCGCCAGGCACGGGCCGAGGGGGCGGAGATCTGTTGGGGCGACGAGACAGGGCTGCGCAGCGACGAGTCGCGGCATCGCGGCTACGCGCCGCGGGGGCAGACCCCGGTGCTGCGGATCCGGGTCCGCCGGACCAGCCTGTCGGTGATCTCCGCGATCACCAATCAGGGCACCGTACGATTCATGATCTACGCGGGAGCCTTGCGCCCCGCCATTCTCCTGCGCTTCCTGCAACGGCTGACGCGGGGCCAGCGCCGCCGGATCTTTCTGATCCTGGACAACCTCCGAGTCCACAAGGCGCGGACGGTCATGGCGTGGGTGGCGCGCCACGCGGCGCAGATCCAACTGTTCTTCCTGCCCCCCTATTCGCCGGAACTCAATCCCGACGAGTACCTCAACGGCGATCTCAAGCGGGGCGTGCACACCGGCATCCCGCCGCGGGACGCGGCCGACCTCAAGCGGCAGACGCTGTCGCAGCTCAGGCGCATTCAGCGGTTGCCTGCCCGCGTCCGCGCCTACTTCAAGCATCCGGCCATCCAGTACGCGGCGTAG
- the ssb gene encoding single-stranded DNA-binding protein, which produces MNSVNVVMLLGHLTRDPELRYTPSGAAVCQMGLALNRRWKDQGGEAQQETTFVEITTWGKQAETVAQYLTKGRAVAVEGRLQEDRWETESGEKRSRLKVVAQRVTFLSWAGAQAPTSAAGDEPAPDWVTEGAER; this is translated from the coding sequence ATGAACAGCGTCAACGTGGTCATGTTGCTGGGGCACCTCACGCGCGATCCCGAGCTTCGCTACACGCCCTCGGGGGCGGCAGTGTGCCAGATGGGCCTGGCGCTCAACCGCCGCTGGAAGGACCAGGGCGGCGAGGCGCAGCAGGAGACGACCTTCGTGGAGATCACGACCTGGGGCAAGCAGGCCGAGACGGTGGCGCAGTACCTCACCAAGGGCCGCGCGGTGGCCGTCGAGGGGCGGCTCCAGGAGGACCGCTGGGAAACGGAGTCGGGCGAGAAGCGCTCGCGGCTCAAGGTCGTCGCCCAGCGGGTGACCTTCCTGTCCTGGGCGGGCGCCCAGGCGCCGACCTCGGCCGCCGGCGACGAGCCGGCGCCGGACTGGGTGACGGAAGGAGCGGAGCGATGA
- a CDS encoding PD-(D/E)XK nuclease family protein, which yields MVPTEMRSQPHVSFSQLDQYLRCPLKYKLMYVDRLRPDFVPAALAFGSGIHGAAAFFLRGIQQGAPPSLADVQAFFEGYWGLETASRPIRFGEKDTKESLLDLATRMLEVFHKSQIPGTEIVGVEQAFDVPLIDQETGEVLDRSLVGSLDLLERDAEGRLVVVDLKTSARRYTDLQVEASLQLSVYSYATAMNGLADQEDLRLRFDLLTKTKQPELHRYWTQRDRAANVRLFHLAAEILHAIELGVFVPNPGWQCKECPYRSRCWAGR from the coding sequence ATGGTCCCCACCGAGATGCGCTCGCAGCCGCATGTCTCGTTCTCTCAGCTCGACCAGTACCTGCGCTGCCCCTTGAAGTACAAGCTTATGTACGTGGATCGCCTGCGCCCCGACTTCGTCCCGGCGGCGCTGGCCTTCGGCTCCGGGATCCACGGGGCGGCGGCCTTCTTCCTCCGCGGGATCCAGCAGGGCGCCCCGCCGAGCCTCGCCGACGTGCAGGCCTTCTTCGAGGGCTACTGGGGCCTCGAGACCGCGAGCCGGCCCATCCGCTTCGGCGAGAAGGATACGAAGGAGAGCCTCCTCGACCTGGCCACCCGGATGCTCGAGGTGTTCCACAAGAGCCAGATCCCCGGCACCGAGATCGTCGGCGTGGAGCAGGCGTTCGACGTGCCGCTCATCGACCAGGAGACGGGCGAGGTGCTGGACCGCTCGCTGGTCGGGAGCCTCGACCTGCTGGAGCGCGATGCCGAGGGGCGGCTCGTGGTTGTGGATCTCAAGACATCAGCCCGCAGGTATACCGATCTCCAGGTGGAGGCGAGTCTGCAACTATCCGTCTACTCGTACGCGACGGCGATGAACGGGCTGGCCGACCAGGAGGACCTGCGGCTGCGCTTCGATCTGCTGACGAAGACGAAGCAGCCGGAGCTGCACCGCTACTGGACCCAGCGGGACCGGGCGGCCAACGTGCGCCTCTTCCACCTGGCGGCGGAGATCCTGCACGCGATCGAGCTGGGCGTGTTCGTGCCGAACCCGGGGTGGCAGTGCAAGGAGTGCCCGTACCGGAGCCGGTGCTGGGCCGGGAGATGA